The DNA sequence CCAAGGGCAAGACCCAGGGGATCAAGGGCTGGCAGGACCTGTGCGGCAAGAAGGTCGTCGTCCAGCGCGGCACCGTCTCGCAGGACCTCACCAACGCCCAGTCGGAGAAGTGCGGCGACAACAAGATCTCCATCGAGGCGTACGACACCGACGTGCTGGCCCAGACCCGGCTGCGCAGCGGCGGCGCGGACGCCGGTGCCAGCGACTTCCCCGTCGCCGCCTACGCGGTGAAGACCTCGGGGGGCGGCAACGACTTCGAGATCGTCGGCGACCAGGTGGAGGCGGCCCCGTACGGCATCGCCGTCGGCAAGGACAACGCCCAGCTGCGCGACGCCATCAAGGCCGCCATGGACGCCATCATCAAGAACGGCGAGTACCAGAAGATCATGGACAAGTGGGGCGTCTCGGCGGGCGCCATCAAGGAAGCCAAGGTCAACGGCGGTTCCTGACCCACCGCACGCTCGCTGAAAGGCCACCTCCGTGACCGTGAACACCGAAAAGGCGCAGGGCCCGGACGACGCCCGTCCGGAATCCGGCGCCGCCTCCGAGACCCTCAAGGCCATCCCCGTACGCCACTACGGCCGCTGGGTGTCGGCCGTCCTGGCCCTCGCCGTCCTCGGCCTCCTGATCAACGCGTTCGCCCAGGGCAAGGTCAACTGGGGCACCGTTCCCGACTACTTCTTCGACGGCGACATCCTCAGGGGCGTCCGGAACACCATCACCATCACCATCCTATCCATGGTGGTGGGCGTCGTCCTCGGCGTCATCCTGGCCGTGATGCGGCTCTCCAAGAACCCCGTCACCTCCTCGATCTCCTGGTTCTACATCTGGTTCTTCCGGGGCACGCCGGTCTACGTCCAGCTGCTGCTCTGGTTCAACCTCGGGCTCGTCTTCGAGTACATCAACCTCGGGCCGATCTACAAGGACTACTGGTCGTCGTTCATGACGCCCTTCCTGGCCGCCCTGCTCGGACTCGGCCTCAACGAGGCCGCGTACATGGCGGAGATCTGCCGCGCCGGCCTCCAGTCGGTGGACGAGGGCCAGACCGAGGCCGCGCACGCGCTCGGCATGAGCCACGCCAAGACGCTGCGCCGGGTGGTGCTGCCGCAGGCGATGCGGGTGATCGTGCCGCCGACCGGCAACGAGTTCATCAACATGCTCAAGACCACCTCGCTGGTGATCGCGGTGCAGTACTACGACCTGCTCCAGGCCACGTCCAACGTCGGCCAGACCTCGGGCGCGACGGTCGAGATGCTCTTCGTCGCCGCCGCCTGGTACCTGGTCCTGACCAGCGTGCTGAGCGTCGGCCAGTACTACCTGGAACGCCGGTTCGCCCGCGGTTCGACGCGGAACCTGCCGCCCACCCCCCTGCAGAAGGTCGTCAAGGCCAACCTGCTCTCGTTCGGCAACCGCCAGGCCGGAGGCTCCGCATGACCGCCACCCCGATGGTGAAGGCCGAGGGCGTCCACAAGTCCTTCGGCGCCGTCCAGGTCCTCAAGGGCATCGACCTGGAGGTCGCCCCGCGCGAGGTGTTCTGCCTCATCGGTCCCTCCGGCTCCGGCAAGTCGACGTTCCTGCGGTGCATCAACCACCTGGAGAAGATCAACGGCGGCCGGCTGTACGTCGACGGCGAGCTGGTCGGCTACCGCCAGCAGGGCAACAAGCTCTACGAGCTGAAGGACCGCGAGGTCGCCGCCCAGCGCCGGGACATCGGCATGGTCTTCCAGCGCTTCAACCTGTTCCCGCACATGACGGCCGTGGAGAACGTCATGGAGGCGCCGGTGCAGGTCAAGCGCGAGACCAAGGCGGTCGCCCGGGAGCGGGCGCTGAAGCTGCTGGACCGGGTCGGCCTCGCCGACAAGGCCGGCAACTACCCGTCCCAGCTCTCCGGCGGCCAGCAGCAGCGGGTCGCGATAGCCCGGGCGCTGGCGATGGAACCCAAGCTGATGCTCTTCGACGAGCCGACGTCGGCGCTCGACCCGGAGCTGGTCGGCGACGTCCTCGACGTGATGCGGGACCTCGCCGAGGAGGGCATGACCATGGTGGTGGTCACCCACGAGATGGGATTCGCCCGCGAGGTCGGCGACTCGCTGGTCTTCATGGACAACGGCGTCGTCGTCGAGTCCGGTGACCCGCGCGAGGTGCTCACCAACCCGCAGCACGAGCGGACGAAGTCCTTCCTGTCCAAGGTGCTGTGAAGCCCCACGGCGCTGTGAAGCGCCACGGCGCTGTGAAACGCCACGGTGCTGTGAGCCCGGAGGACGGACTTCGGGAAGCCACCCGAACCGCCGGGGGCGCGCTCGCCCGGGGACGCTCCCCCTCCCGCTCCCCCGCGACGCGCCCACCGAACGGATGACGGATGCGCGCCGCCGGACGGCGGTCGTACGGAACACGGTTCCGCGCGACCGCCGTCCGGCGTTTGCGGACACCAGTTCGCCTACGGCGTACGTGGCCGGAAAGCGCGTCCCGCCCACCCGCCCGTCGTACGCTGTAATAGCCTCGTTGCATAGACATCCATTACCCATCGGGGCCCGGCCCCGGGCCGACCACCGAAGGACCCCCCGTGGAACTGGCCTCCTACGCGGACTACGCCGTCCGGCTGGTCAACACCGAGGCGCCCGCGCGCGGCACCGACACGCTCACCTCGCTCGACGGCGCCCGGGAGATGTTCGGCCCCGGCTCGCAGATGGCGCGCAGGCTCACCGACGGCGACGTCACCCGGCTGCGCGGCGTCCGGACGCGGCTGCGCGCGGTCTTCGAGGCGGCGGCCGAGGGCGACGAGGTACGGGCCGTGGACCTGCTCAACGCGCTGCTGATGGAGTTCCCCGTCAGCCCGCAGATCTCCGGCCACCAGCAGCGCGACGAGGCCGGCCGCCCGGACTGGCACCTGCACATCGCCGACCACGCCGCGAACTCGGCGGCCGGCTACACGGCGACGGCCTGCATGGGCCTCGCCGTCCACCTCACCGGGGCGGGCGTGGACCGGCTCGGCATCTGCCAGGCCCCGCCGTGCCGCAACGCCTACCTCGACACCTCCACCAACCGCTCCCGCCGCTATTGCTCCGACCGCTGCGCCACCCGCGCCAACGTCGCCGCCTACCGGGCCCGCAAGCGGCGCGAGAGCGGCAGCCCCAGCAGCCCGGCGGAGCGCACCGGCCGGACGGCCGAGGCCGCCCAGGAGAGCAGCGCGCCCGCCGACCGCTGACCCGCCTGCGGCAGCGGGCGCAGCCGCACCCAGGCGCGGGCCACGACGAGCTCGTCCGGCACCGCGCCGAACTCCCGGCTGTCGTTCTCGACCAGGGGGTTGTCCCCGGTGACCCACCAGCCGCCGTCGCGCCGCTCGACCGCGCGCTTGACGATCAGCAGGTCCTGCCGGAACGGGTGCCGCAGCACCACCACGTCCCCCGGGCGCACGCTCGCGCCGTACTGCACCACCAGCTGGTCGCCCGGGTTCAGCGTCGGGACCATCGACGGGTTGTAGACCTCGGCCAGCCCGATCCGCAGCAGTCCGCGACGCTCGCGGTCCAGCCCGTACGCGGGCTCGTCCAGTCGCTCCTGCACCTCGGCTCCTCACTCCCGTCCTTCTCCGTCCGGTCCCAGCCTGACACCGGTCTTTCGCCCTAAGCCCCACGGGGTACCCGGGAAAAGCCTTCCCGCACCGAGTAATCTCGCACCTGAGAAGACGATCACGAGGAAGGACAGCACCACTATGCTTTCCCGCCTGTTCGCCCCCAAGGTGAAGGTCAGCGCCCACTGCGACCTGCCCTGCGGCGTGTACGACCCGGCCCAGGCCCGCATCGAGGCGGAATCGGTCAAGGCCGTCCAGGAGAAGTACCAGGCCAACGAGGACCCCCACTTCCGTGCCCGCGCCACGATCATCAAGGAGCAGCGCGCGGAGCTCGCCAAGCACCACGTCTCGGTGCTGTGGAGCGACTACTTCAAGGCGCCGCACTTCGAGAAGTACCCCCAGTTGCACCAGCTGGTCAATGACACCCTGAAGGCGCTGAGCGCCGCCAAGGCGTCGACCGACCCGAAGACGGGCGAGAAGGCGCTGGAGCTCATCGCCGAGATCGACCGTATCTTCTGGGAGACCAAGAAGGCGTAAGGTCTCCCTCCTCGTCCACCGTCGGCGGGGCGCTCGACGCGTCGCACCGGCGTGCGGTGGCACACGGGAACCCGAGGGGCCCGGCCGGATCTCCGGCCGGGCCCCTCGTCGTCATGGGCGTCCGCAAGGCGCGGGCGTACGGGAACGGGTGCGCGCCGTGGAGCGGGCGCCCCGGCGGCCGCGCACCCGTCGCGCGTCGTGCGGCTACTTGGGGAGGACCCACTTCAGGGGCTCCTTGTAGAAGCCCCGCCGGTAGGTGATGTGGGTGACCTTCTTCCCCTGCGGCACCACGAACGCCTGGCAGAAGGTGCGCTCCTCGCCCTTCTTCCACGCCTTGCCGTAATCGGCGCTCTCGCAGTCGGACGGCGTCCCCGGGAGCTGCCCGATGGTGATGAGCGGACGGCCCGGCTCTCCGCCCTGCACCAGGGTGCCGATGTCGGTGGTCATCATCGGCGGCCTCATGGGGGCGTCGGCGTCGGCCAGCCTGGCCTTCAGATAGGCGAAGGCGACGGTCTTCCCCGCGAACTTCTTGGCGTCGGAACCGCCTTGGAGGTCCTCGGGCTTGCCCATCACCACCTTCTGACCGGTGACGACGAACTTCCCCTTCTTTTTGTCCGACTCCAGTTCCTGCTCCTCCGGGCTGGGCTGCCCGGCGGGGAGTTCCTTGGCCCCGGCGTCCGCCCCGGCGTCCGCCTTGGCGTCGCCGGGCTTCCCCTTGCCGGACGAGCGGTCGGACGAGTGGCCGGACGAACCGCAGGCGGTCAGCGCCAGGGCGGCCACGACGGCCCCCGCGGTGAGCGCGGCGCGGCGGGGTGCCGCGGCGGTGAGATCTGCGAACTGGCTGAGCAAGGTGTCCCCCGATTGTTCCGTGATGCCGTTCCGGATCCGCGTCCGGAAACGGCGACCGAGTTTACGCATCCGGCCGTCCGAGGAAGTCGGCAGGGTTCACGGCGGAAGGGCCGGCGAAGCGGAATCCGGATATCGGGGACGGTTTCGGTGAAGTTCCGGGGAAATGGCGGAGCGCGTCGTGCTTTCGGGATCGCTCCGGGCATTCGCGTGGCCGCCAGCACCTCTCGCACTTCACCCGACTCCCCTTATTCTCGGCGTAATTCACTTGCTGCCCGAGCCGGATACGGGGAGGGAGACACCGTCCGTCGAGGCCGGCCCGCCGCGCGAAAACCCGTTGCCGCCCGCCGTCCGCCCGGGCACAGTTGAGGACACCGCTTACGCATCTCCCGGTGCGCAGGGGACGGTTACTTCGTTTCGGGTACGGGTGGTCGCGGGTTCGAATCCCGTCCGGGGCCCAGGGCCCCGGTAGCTCAGCGGCAGAGCGCCATGTGCCGTCCCCGCCCCTGATCTCGGGAGAGCGCGAGCACCACCGCATACGCACCTCCCGGTGCGCGGGCCACGGCTCCTTCTCCATCGGAACACGCCGTGGCCGGACCTGGTCTCGGGGGGGGCGCGGCACCGGGGCGTCCGGTGCGCCGGTCCGCGGCTACTTCGGGTTCGACTCCCGCACGCCGCCGTCCCGTCGGCTCGGGGCGGGCGGCGTGCTGCCCACTCCTGGCGGGCGATCCGCGGCCATTCGATCTCGGACGCCCCGGACCGTCGTCCGGCCTCCCTCCGACCGCCACACACCACGAGCCCTCGCCCGGCTCTCCAGGGGGGGATCCGCTTCTCATGTCCCGTTTCAACGCCCGCGCGCGCCGCCGCGGGGCCGCCACGTCGCCCGTCGCCACGACGGGCGCCACGACCGTCAACCACCAGGGCGGCACCGGGCACCTGCGCGAGGCCCGCGGCGAGCTGTTCCTGCTGGCCGTCACGGACACCGTCGCCCAGGACACGTTCTACGAGGGCGGCGGGCGGCGCGACGACCGGTTCGCCGGTCTCGTGCGCCGGCTGGCGGTCGAGGACCCCGAGTGGACGGCGCGGCTGCTGGGCTGGCTGCGCGCGGACGGCGGCGTGCGCACGGCGTCCCTGGTCGGCGCGGCGGAGTTCGTCCACGCGCGGCTCGCGGCCGGCGGGGCGGCGGCGCCGGCGGCCGGCCCGTACGGCAACCGGGGCGTCGTCGCGTCCGTCCTGCTCCGCCCGGACGAGCCGGGCGAGATGCTGGGCTACTGGACGTCGCGGTACGGGCGGGCGGTGCCGAAGCCGGTCAAGCGCGGCGTGGCGGACGCGGTGCGCCGGCTGTACCACGGCAGGGCGCTGCTCAAGTACGACACCGCGGGCAAGGGCTTCCGCTTCGGCGACGTGCTCAACCTCGTCCATCCCGCGCCGGATCCCGCCAAGCCGTGGCAGGGGGAGCTGTTCCGCTACGCGCTGGACCGCCGGCACCACCCGGAGGACGCCATACCGCCGGCCGCGGACCCGGTGCTCACCGCGCACCGGGAGCTGATGGCCGTGCCGCCGGCGGAGCGGCGGTCCGTCCTCACCGGCCCGGGCGGCGCCGAGCGGCTCGCCGCGGCGGGCATGACGTGGGAGGCGCTGGCCGGCTGGCTCCAGGGGCCGCTGGACCGGGCGGCCTGGGAGGCCGTCATCCCGTCCATGGGCACCATGGCGCTGGTCCGCAACCTGCGGAACTTCGACGAGGCCGGGGTGGGGGACGAGGTCGCCGCCGCCGTCGCCGCGCGGATCGCCGATCCGGCGGAGGTGGCGCGCTCCCGGCAGTTCCCCTTCCGCTACCTGGCGGCCCACCGGCACACCGGTTCCGCGCGCTGGACGGACGCGCTGGAGCGCGCGCTGTCCCACTCGCTCGCCAACGTCCCGGCGCTGGACGGCCGGACGCTGGTGCTGGTCGACCGGTCGGGGTCGATGTTCGACGGGATCAGCGAGCGGACGCGGCTCAACCGGGCGGACAGCGCGGCGGTCTTCGGCACGGCCCTCGCCCTCCGGGCGGCCTCGGCCGACCTGGTGGAGTTCGGCACGACGAGCCGCCGGATCCCGCTGGCCCCCGGCGACTCGGTGCTGCGGGCGACGGAACGGTTCGGCAATCTGGGCGGCACGAACACCGCGGACGCCGTGCGCCGGCACTACGCCGGACACGACCGCGTGGTGATCGTCACCGACGAGCAGACGGCCCCCGGCGGCCCCTACGACGCCACCTCCGCCGTCCCGCCCCGCGTCCCCGTCTACACCTGGAACCTCGCCGGCTACCGCACCGCCCACGCCCCCTCGGGCACCGGCGACCGGCACACCTTCGGCGGCCTCACCGACGCGGCCTTCCGCGCGATCCCACTGCTGGAGGCGGGCCGGGACGCGGCGTGGCCGTGGGAGGGGTGAGGTGAACCGGGGCGTGTGCCGGAGGAGTCGCCGCGGTCACTCCTCCGCCGCCCCCGCCAGCGCCGTGCCGAAGGCGCGGAGCCGGGCCGTCGTCGCGTCGCGGTGGCGGATCAGGCCGAGGGCGGACGGGGGGAGGCCGTCGACGGGGACGAACGCGAGGTCGTCGCGGCCCTGGTACGTCCCGGTCGGGCGGCAGAGCAGCATGCCGCCGCGGCCGGCGGCGGCCAGGGTGATGCCCTCCTGGAGGGTGGACACCGCCGGGCCCGCGGGGACCGGCCGGCCGCCCGGGGTGACGGCCGGGGCCTGGGCGTCCCGCCAGTAGGCGGGGGCCGGGGCGGCGGGAGCGATGAGGGGGCAGTCGGCGAGGTCCTCGGCGTCGAGGCGGCGGCGGGACGCGAACGGGTGCCGTACGGACACCGCGAGCGTCTGCTGCTCGCGGGAGAAGACCGGCCCCAGCGTCAGGTCGGGCTCGGCGACCGGCAGCAGGACGACGGCCGTGTCGACCTCGCCCCGGCGCACCGGCCCGAACGGGTCGGCGAGCGGGATCTCCGCGATCTCGATCTCGCAGCCGGGGTGGCGCTCCCGGAAGGCGTGCACGGCCGCCATGACCGTACGGCCGGCGACGCCCTGGAAGCCGACGCGCAGGACGCCCTCGACGCCGCGCGCCGCGTCGCGCGCGTCGCCGACCGCGCTCCTGAGGGCGTCGTAGGCGGGGCGGAGGTCGGCGAGGAAACGTTCACCCAGGGGGGTGAGGGCCACGCGGCGGCTGGTGCGGTCGACGAGGCGCGCGCCGACGCGGCGTTCCAGCGCGCGCAGCAGCTGGCTGACCCTGCTCTGCGAGACGAACAGCCGCTCGCCCGCGCGGCCGAAGTGCAGCTCGTCGGCGAGGGCGAGGAAGCACTCCAGCTCCCTCAGGTCCAGTCCGCCCACCATGTCTCCCTCACGTCTCCCTCGGTCCGCGCGGTACCGTCCTCCGCCGCCGTCCGTGGCCCTCATCGATGAGTCCCGCTCATGGAGCGGTGAGGGACCGGCCGTTGTTCCCGGCCTGGCGCGTGCGGAGGCTGGGGGCATGGCGAAGATCAGGAACGTGGGAGGGTGGCCGGCCGTGGCCGCCGTGGCGGCGAGCACGTTCTCGGTGGTCACCACCGAGATGCTGCCCATCGGGCTGCTCAGCCCGATCGGGGCGGGGCTGGGGGTGTCGGACGGGACGGCGGGACTGACCATGACGCTCCCCGGCCTGGTGGCCGCCGCGGCCGCGCCCGTCCTCACGGTGTGCGCGGGGCGGCTGGACCGGCGCGTCCTGCTGCTGACGCTGATGGCGCTGCTTACCGCGGCCAATCTCCTTTCCGCCGCCGCGCCGGGGATCGAGGTGCTGCTGGGGCTGCGGGTGCTGGTGGGTGTGTGCATCGGCGGTGTGTGGGCCATCGCGGCCGGGCTGGGCGCCCGGCTCGTCCCGTCCCGCGCCGCCGGGCGCGCCACCTCGGTGATCTTCAGCGGGATCGCCGTGGCCTCCGTACTCGGCGTTCCCGCGGGCACGTTGGTGGGCGGCCGGGCCGGCTGGCGGGCCACGTTCCTCGTGATGGGAGGGGTGGCGTTCCTGGTGACGGTCGCCCTGACGGCGCTCCTGCCGCCGCTGCCGCCCCGGGGCGCGGCGCCGTCGCGTGCCCTGCCGGCGCTGCTGCGCGCCCCCCGGGTCCGCGCGGCGCTGCTGGTCGTCCTGCTGCTGGTGTGCGGCCACTTCGCCGGCTACACCTTCGTCCGCCCCGCGCTGGAACGGATCCCGGGCACCGGAGCCGGGACGGTCGGCGGTCTCATGCTCGCGTACGGCGTCGCGGGCGTGGCCGGCAACTTCCTGGCCGGCACGGCGGCCGTACGGCGTCCGCGCCGCGTACTGGCGGTGATCGCGGTGACCCTGGGGGCGGTGATACCCGCCGTGTCCCTGACGGCCGGCGGGACGGCGGGGGCGGCCGTGCTGCTCGTGGTGTGGGGGCTCGCGTACGGGGGCGTCTCGGTCGGTACGCAGACCTGGCTGTCCGCCGTCGCGCCGGAGGCCGGGGAGACGGTGTCCGCGCTGTTCGTGGCGGTGTTCAACGTGGCCATCGCCCTGGGCGCGCTGCTCGGCGGCCGGGCGGTGGACGCGGTGTCGGTGCCCGCCGCCCTGTGGCTGGGAGGGCTGCTGGCCGTGGCGGCGGTGGTGCCGCTGGGGGTGGCGGGCCGGGTGGGGACGCGTGCGGGAGAGGTGCGGGAGGAAGCCGGGGCGCGTACCGCTTCCTGACGGGCGTGGGCCCCGGCTTTGCGGCGCGGCGCGGCACGGCGGTCGTGACACGGCGGCCGTGCCGGCGGGCGCGGTGGCGGCGTTCCGGTCCGCCGGAGCCCCGGCACGGCGGCGGCCCGCCGGTCCGTCGGACCTGCGGGCCGTCCTGCCGGAGCCTCCTGCCGGCCAAGGCCGCGTCGTCGCCTGCCTTCGCCTGCCTTCATCGCTCCTCCGGTCAGCTCTTGCGGCCGAGCGTCTGGCCGGCGACCACCGCCGCGAGGGCGACGACGAGTCCGGCGACCTGCCAGGCGGTGAGGGTCTGGTCCATCGCCACCACGCCGATGACCGCGGCGACCGGCGGGCCGACGAGGCTGAGCAGGGAGACCGAGGTCGGGGCGAGCCGTCCGATGCCGCGGAAGAAGAGGGGGTAGGCGGCGGCGGTGGCCACGACGCCGATGTAGGCGTAGCCGGCGATGTTGGCACCGGTCAGATGCGCCGGAAGGCCCTCGCCCAGCAGTGTGAAGGGCGTCAGGAGCACACCGGCGATGGTGAGCTGCCAGCCGGTCATGACCAGGGGGCTCTCACCGCTGCCCCACTTCTTGGTGAGCACGATGGACAGGGCGATCAGTCCCACCGCGAGCAGGGCCGCCGCGACACCCGCCGGGTCGAGGGCGGCCCTGCCGGTGAGCGTCATCAGGGCCACGCCCCCGACCCCGGCGGCGGCCGCCAGCAGGACGGGCGGCGAGGTGCGGATCCGGAGGACGAGGAGCGAGAAACCGGCCACCATCAGCGGCTGCACGGCACCGATCGTGGCGGCCACCCCGCCGGGGAGCCGGTAGGCGGCGAAGAAGATCAGCGGGAGGAAGGCGCCGAAGTTGAGGATCGCCAGCACCGTCGACTTCCACCACCACGAGCCGCGCGGCAGCTTGCGGTTGTACGCCAGCAGGACGAGTCCGGCGGGCAGCGCGCGCAGGGTGGCGGCGAGCATCGGGCGGTTGTCGGGGAGGAGCGCGGCGGTCACCGAGTAGACGGTGGCCCAGCTGGCGGGTGCCAGCGCGGTGAGCAGCAGGTCCCGGACGTTCGATCCGGCGGCTGCTCCCGTGGCGGCGGTTCCGCGGGCGCTCGTCTGGGCTGTGCCGGACGTTCCGCCCGCAGCGCCGCCGCCCACCGGTGCCGGTGTGGTCGTCTGCATGCCGTTCTCCCCTCATTGATAATCTCAACGTTGAAATAACAGCACGGCACTTCAGCGAACGTCAACTATCTGAACGTTGAGATTTTCAAGGGAGAGACATCCATGGCCATCGACGCAGTGGACAGCGTGATCGAGCAGTGGGCGCGCGAGCGCCCCGACGTGGACGTCTGGCCGACCGGGGTGATCAGCCGGGTACAGCGCCTCTCACGTCTCCTCGACAAGGAGCTCAAGGCGTTCTTCGCCCAGCACGACCTGGAGGTCTGGGAGTTCGACGTCCTGTCGACCCTCCGCCGCTGCGGACCGCCCTACGAGCGGACGGCGGGCGCCATCACCAGCGCGACCATGGTCACCTCGGGCGCGATCACCAACCGGGTGGACCGCATGGAGGCCAAGGGCCTGGTGGAGCGCGTCCGCGACACCGCCGACCGCCGCACGGTCCGCATCCGCCTCACCGAGCACGGCTACCGCCTCATGGACGAGCTGATCGCCCTCCACGCGGCGAACGGCGAGCGGATCCTCTCCGCCCTCGGCCGCGAGGAATGCGACCGCGTCGCGGAGGCCCTGCGCGCCCTGCTGGTGAGCCTGGGAGACAAGCGGCTGGAGTGACTCCCACGAGCGACTCCCACGGAGGCCGTCCCCGGCGCCTGGCGGCGCGCGTCACACCGAGTGCGTCACGTACCCTCGCCCAGCTGACGAACTCCCCCGTCCCACCCGGCACTTGGCGACCACCCGTGGTGCCATGGCAGCACCGCCGGACCACGGCGCCACGGCCCCGGAACGAGGAGACGCCCCCATGCTCATGGCCCACCCAGCCGTCCTGCACCAACTGGTGGAGCGGTACACGGCCCAGGCCGCCGTCGGAGCGGCGGACGCCGCGACGCGTCGGCGCGCCGACGACCTGGCGTACACGCTGTGCGTCTCGACGGGCACCCGCCACGTCGAGGACGCCCTGCGGGTCGCCGCCCGCGTGCTCGGCGCGGAGGGCGGGAGCCTGACGCCGGCGGCCTGAACCCCGCCGGTGACCCACAGGCCTGCGGGGAAGCCGCAGGGAATACGCGGGGCTGCCGCCGTGGAGGGGACGGCGGCACCTCGGCCTCAAGGCGGCTTCCCCGACCGGCCGGCCGGCCCGCCCGCGCGCCGACCGGCACCCGCATCCAGCACCACACGCCCGTACCGCACCACCCCGCGCACGGAACCCAACCATCACCCCCCGGACAACCCCACGTTCCTCCCCCGTCACACAACAACGTGATCGTTCCCGGCATGACCGCATCGATCCGGGCCCGTCGCACGGCCGTCGCCGTCTCCGCGACCGCCGCCGCCCTCGCCACGCTGGGCACGACCACGACGGCCCCCGCCGCCCCCGCGACGAACGACACCCAGGCCACCACCTCTCCCGCGCACACCTCGGGCACCGCCGGCCTCAAGGGCGTCGACTACGCGGCCTGGCAGCGGGACGTGCAGGCCGCCGTCGACCGGGCGACGCCGTACGTCCGCGAGCGCACCGCCCAGGCCCGTACCGAGAAGCAGGCCGTGGTCCTGGACATCGACAACACCTCGCTGGAGACCGACTTCCACTGGACGTACCCGACGCCGGCCGTCGCCCCCGTCCGCGAGCTGGTCCGGTACGCGCACGAGCGCGGCGCCGCCGTCTTCTTCGTCACCGCGCGCCCCCGCCTCCTGGGCTCCCTGACGGAGGACAACCTCAAGCGCGTCGGCTACCCGGTGGACGGCCTTTCCGTCCGCCGCCTCCCCGACCTCTTCCGCGACGTCAGCGCCTACAAGACCGCCGAGCGCGCGAAGATCGAGGCCAAGGGCTACAAGATCATCGCCAATATCGGCAACAACACCACCGACCTCTCCGGCGGCCACGCGGAACTCACGGTCAAGCTCCCCGACTACGACGGCAAGCTGTCCTGAGCCCGGCCGCCCGGAGGGTACTGGGGAGCCGGCCGCCCCTCTGCCTAGACTGTTCTCCTCGGGCGTGACGACGCCCGGCAGGGACGGGAGA is a window from the Streptomyces mobaraensis genome containing:
- a CDS encoding TROVE domain-containing protein, translating into MSRFNARARRRGAATSPVATTGATTVNHQGGTGHLREARGELFLLAVTDTVAQDTFYEGGGRRDDRFAGLVRRLAVEDPEWTARLLGWLRADGGVRTASLVGAAEFVHARLAAGGAAAPAAGPYGNRGVVASVLLRPDEPGEMLGYWTSRYGRAVPKPVKRGVADAVRRLYHGRALLKYDTAGKGFRFGDVLNLVHPAPDPAKPWQGELFRYALDRRHHPEDAIPPAADPVLTAHRELMAVPPAERRSVLTGPGGAERLAAAGMTWEALAGWLQGPLDRAAWEAVIPSMGTMALVRNLRNFDEAGVGDEVAAAVAARIADPAEVARSRQFPFRYLAAHRHTGSARWTDALERALSHSLANVPALDGRTLVLVDRSGSMFDGISERTRLNRADSAAVFGTALALRAASADLVEFGTTSRRIPLAPGDSVLRATERFGNLGGTNTADAVRRHYAGHDRVVIVTDEQTAPGGPYDATSAVPPRVPVYTWNLAGYRTAHAPSGTGDRHTFGGLTDAAFRAIPLLEAGRDAAWPWEG
- a CDS encoding LysR family transcriptional regulator, producing MVGGLDLRELECFLALADELHFGRAGERLFVSQSRVSQLLRALERRVGARLVDRTSRRVALTPLGERFLADLRPAYDALRSAVGDARDAARGVEGVLRVGFQGVAGRTVMAAVHAFRERHPGCEIEIAEIPLADPFGPVRRGEVDTAVVLLPVAEPDLTLGPVFSREQQTLAVSVRHPFASRRRLDAEDLADCPLIAPAAPAPAYWRDAQAPAVTPGGRPVPAGPAVSTLQEGITLAAAGRGGMLLCRPTGTYQGRDDLAFVPVDGLPPSALGLIRHRDATTARLRAFGTALAGAAEE
- a CDS encoding amino acid ABC transporter ATP-binding protein → MTATPMVKAEGVHKSFGAVQVLKGIDLEVAPREVFCLIGPSGSGKSTFLRCINHLEKINGGRLYVDGELVGYRQQGNKLYELKDREVAAQRRDIGMVFQRFNLFPHMTAVENVMEAPVQVKRETKAVARERALKLLDRVGLADKAGNYPSQLSGGQQQRVAIARALAMEPKLMLFDEPTSALDPELVGDVLDVMRDLAEEGMTMVVVTHEMGFAREVGDSLVFMDNGVVVESGDPREVLTNPQHERTKSFLSKVL
- the sodN gene encoding superoxide dismutase, Ni; protein product: MLSRLFAPKVKVSAHCDLPCGVYDPAQARIEAESVKAVQEKYQANEDPHFRARATIIKEQRAELAKHHVSVLWSDYFKAPHFEKYPQLHQLVNDTLKALSAAKASTDPKTGEKALELIAEIDRIFWETKKA
- a CDS encoding MFS transporter — its product is MAKIRNVGGWPAVAAVAASTFSVVTTEMLPIGLLSPIGAGLGVSDGTAGLTMTLPGLVAAAAAPVLTVCAGRLDRRVLLLTLMALLTAANLLSAAAPGIEVLLGLRVLVGVCIGGVWAIAAGLGARLVPSRAAGRATSVIFSGIAVASVLGVPAGTLVGGRAGWRATFLVMGGVAFLVTVALTALLPPLPPRGAAPSRALPALLRAPRVRAALLVVLLLVCGHFAGYTFVRPALERIPGTGAGTVGGLMLAYGVAGVAGNFLAGTAAVRRPRRVLAVIAVTLGAVIPAVSLTAGGTAGAAVLLVVWGLAYGGVSVGTQTWLSAVAPEAGETVSALFVAVFNVAIALGALLGGRAVDAVSVPAALWLGGLLAVAAVVPLGVAGRVGTRAGEVREEAGARTAS
- the sodX gene encoding nickel-type superoxide dismutase maturation protease, with protein sequence MQERLDEPAYGLDRERRGLLRIGLAEVYNPSMVPTLNPGDQLVVQYGASVRPGDVVVLRHPFRQDLLIVKRAVERRDGGWWVTGDNPLVENDSREFGAVPDELVVARAWVRLRPLPQAGQRSAGALLSWAASAVRPVRSAGLLGLPLSRRLRAR
- a CDS encoding EamA family transporter: MQTTTPAPVGGGAAGGTSGTAQTSARGTAATGAAAGSNVRDLLLTALAPASWATVYSVTAALLPDNRPMLAATLRALPAGLVLLAYNRKLPRGSWWWKSTVLAILNFGAFLPLIFFAAYRLPGGVAATIGAVQPLMVAGFSLLVLRIRTSPPVLLAAAAGVGGVALMTLTGRAALDPAGVAAALLAVGLIALSIVLTKKWGSGESPLVMTGWQLTIAGVLLTPFTLLGEGLPAHLTGANIAGYAYIGVVATAAAYPLFFRGIGRLAPTSVSLLSLVGPPVAAVIGVVAMDQTLTAWQVAGLVVALAAVVAGQTLGRKS
- a CDS encoding CGNR zinc finger domain-containing protein, coding for MELASYADYAVRLVNTEAPARGTDTLTSLDGAREMFGPGSQMARRLTDGDVTRLRGVRTRLRAVFEAAAEGDEVRAVDLLNALLMEFPVSPQISGHQQRDEAGRPDWHLHIADHAANSAAGYTATACMGLAVHLTGAGVDRLGICQAPPCRNAYLDTSTNRSRRYCSDRCATRANVAAYRARKRRESGSPSSPAERTGRTAEAAQESSAPADR
- a CDS encoding amino acid ABC transporter permease; protein product: MTVNTEKAQGPDDARPESGAASETLKAIPVRHYGRWVSAVLALAVLGLLINAFAQGKVNWGTVPDYFFDGDILRGVRNTITITILSMVVGVVLGVILAVMRLSKNPVTSSISWFYIWFFRGTPVYVQLLLWFNLGLVFEYINLGPIYKDYWSSFMTPFLAALLGLGLNEAAYMAEICRAGLQSVDEGQTEAAHALGMSHAKTLRRVVLPQAMRVIVPPTGNEFINMLKTTSLVIAVQYYDLLQATSNVGQTSGATVEMLFVAAAWYLVLTSVLSVGQYYLERRFARGSTRNLPPTPLQKVVKANLLSFGNRQAGGSA